The following proteins are encoded in a genomic region of Synechococcus sp. CBW1002:
- a CDS encoding NUDIX domain-containing protein, protein MKAALKGLIRWLRLYPLAAWLYELWRRVARPHTHGALVALWHGGRLLLVQASYRRSLSLPGGGIGRGEPAGQAAVRELAEELELRVQPDDLGAAWGVSELSKGGRNTVWIFPLVLHEQPVLRPDGLEIVACHWLSREQALERQLPTHLRAYLATAMQPCSRSTRTREDLR, encoded by the coding sequence ATGAAGGCTGCTCTGAAGGGGCTGATCAGGTGGTTGAGGCTCTATCCGCTGGCGGCCTGGCTCTACGAGCTGTGGCGGCGGGTGGCCCGCCCCCACACCCACGGAGCCTTGGTGGCGCTGTGGCATGGGGGCAGGCTGCTGTTGGTGCAGGCCAGCTACCGGCGCAGCCTGTCGCTGCCGGGGGGAGGAATCGGCCGTGGCGAACCCGCAGGGCAGGCAGCGGTGCGCGAACTGGCCGAGGAACTGGAACTGCGCGTGCAGCCGGACGATCTGGGCGCAGCTTGGGGGGTGAGCGAGCTCAGCAAAGGGGGCCGCAACACGGTGTGGATCTTCCCGCTGGTGCTGCACGAGCAGCCAGTCCTGCGGCCCGACGGCCTGGAGATCGTGGCGTGCCACTGGCTCAGCCGGGAGCAGGCCCTTGAGCGCCAGTTGCCCACCCATCTGCGCGCTTACCTCGCAACGGCCATGCAACCCTGCAGCCGATCGACGAGGACGAGGGAAGACCTCAGGTGA
- a CDS encoding YdcF family protein — MQTPVLLLPAAAALAAVLAWLLQLPRPVLPAAALLTPLVLSALYSPAATALLSGWLMAQLPAPVSSPPGGDPGALPVVVLVGRGPAIAAATTEAAADRLRRGQALAAYVSGDERATADRLVALGVAPARVAGDACARTTWENATLTAAWLRQRHPGAPVLLITDPWQLPRAANAFQRQGIQVQPLAAEPPLAPVERNRLALRETAATLLYRLQGRM, encoded by the coding sequence GTGCAGACGCCCGTTCTGCTTCTGCCCGCGGCAGCCGCTCTGGCGGCCGTCCTCGCCTGGTTGCTCCAGCTGCCGCGGCCAGTGCTGCCAGCTGCGGCGCTGCTCACCCCCCTGGTCCTCAGCGCCCTCTACAGCCCCGCCGCCACCGCCCTGCTCAGCGGATGGCTCATGGCCCAGCTGCCAGCCCCGGTCTCTTCGCCGCCCGGCGGCGATCCCGGTGCCCTGCCGGTGGTGGTGCTGGTGGGACGCGGACCCGCCATCGCCGCCGCCACCACCGAAGCCGCCGCAGATCGCCTTCGGCGGGGTCAGGCGTTGGCGGCTTACGTATCCGGCGACGAGCGTGCCACCGCCGATCGACTGGTCGCCCTCGGGGTCGCCCCCGCCCGCGTCGCGGGCGACGCATGCGCCCGCACCACCTGGGAGAACGCCACCCTCACCGCCGCCTGGTTGCGCCAACGCCACCCCGGCGCTCCAGTGCTGCTGATCACAGACCCCTGGCAACTCCCCCGGGCCGCCAACGCCTTTCAGCGCCAGGGCATCCAGGTGCAGCCCCTCGCTGCAGAGCCTCCCCTCGCCCCCGTTGAACGTAATCGCCTCGCTCTGCGCGAAACCGCCGCCACCCTCCTCTACCGGCTGCAGGGACGGATGTGA